AAATCTATGGTTCCCCTAAGTAAAAACTCCCGTCCGTTTTCATTTTGCTTGACCGAAACTATAAAGTGAGGGGTACCCCGGAGTCCTAAAAATACATCGCTGATATAGGAATCCGTTTGCCAGGCATTTTGAAACCATTCTGCGTCTTTGTAATTAACATTCTTAAATCCCAGTGGCCCAGCGTAGGCTGTTTGCTTGCCGGAAGCTTCTACAATACCTAGATCCACAAATACATTGCTGTAATCATTTCTCAAAAATTGAAGTTTTTTCTTAAGAAATTCGTCATCATTAAGAGTGTCAAAATCTTTTGTCATAGCAAGAAACCGGATGTTGCCCAGTTTTTCATTTAAAAAAGTATCTATGTTTTGCCTGTGTTTTTGAACCAGCTCATTTAAATGGGCATTGGTTTTTTCTTGGAAAGACACCTGATACTGGTGCAACAGGATAGTGATCACCAAAATCATGGGGGTAAAGGAAACAATGATGGTGCTTAAAATCATGTTCCTTTCAAGAGATTTATAATAATTTTTACTTTTATTTTTCGCCATTTTATTTTCCATTATTGTAATGGTTAGATGCTAAAGATGAATCCCGTACTTTGAATAATGCCAAAAACATGCCAGTACTCAATTCGTTTTTGGATTGTTAAAAAATAAACCTTTTAAATTAATATCTTTTTTTTAAAACAGCTGAATAAAAGTTCTCTTGCCATCTCAGGGGCTTAAATAAAGCCTTTTTTGGAACAATAGAAGGGAGGATTAAATTGAGTAAAAAATTTAAAATTTATTAAATAAGTGATAAAAAAATTTAAAATAAAGAAGGATTGGGCTGGCTTGGAAAGCCTTGGCACCTTTCTTTTTAAAGTTTGTAAAGTATTTTTACAGTTTGTAAAATATTTTACAGTTTTTGGCAAAAGTACAAGAAATTCTGCTTGTGTTGGGGAGCTTATATCCTTGAAGTTTGGGCAAGTTGGTAAAAACCTAATGTTTTTAATCAAAATTTTAAGTTTTGATTAGTTGTCTTTAGGGCTTTAAACTTTGGTTTTTTATAATAAGTTCCAGTAAAATCTGCGAAAGTCAAAACAAAGAGCTGTTATAAAAACAGCCCGTGAATTATGGCTTGTTAATTGCATAATATTAGTGACGCTTTTTGTGATTTTAATAAACCCTCTATTTTACTCTCCATACTGAAGAATAAAGCATAATATAAAGTTTCTTCTTTTTTAGATTTTTTCAGATGGTTGATTAGAGTAGAATAGTTAAACCTCAAGGAGGAATGTGTTGTGGATAAAATAAAAATAAGAGATCTGATGCGGCCTATCGAAGCATTTCCGGTTATTTCCAGTGATGCTTCCTTTATGGATGGGGTGGTGACTTTGGAAAATGTTGATGAGCAATTCAAATCAGGAAAGACTCCTGAAAGAATTTTGTTGGTTCATGATAAAAATGGAAAAGTTATTGGAAAACTTTCTCCAATGGATATTGTCCAGGGCTTGGAACCAAACTATGACTATATTGATCGAGTGAAATCCGGGCAGTATGGTAAAATGATTAGGAGTTGGCTTTTAGCCATGAAAAACCAATTGCAATTGTGGCATAAACCCTTCGAGGAACTATGTGAAAGAGCGAATAAAATCAAAATTTACGATTTTATTAAAATGCCGAAATCTGACCAGATGGTAATGATCGACGATAGCATAGACGTGGCTTTTCACCTTTTTGTTCTTAGTCGCCATGGTTCTCTTTTCGTCAAAGAAGGGGAAAACATTGTAGGCTTAATTTTATTTTCAGATATATACAAAAAAATCAGGGAATCCATTAAGACTTGTAAAATTTAAGATAAACTTAGATAGAATTCCCGGGCTGGGTGATTGTAAATTTGGTTGTCTTTTTTAATAGAAACAGATCTTTTAGGTTAAAAAATTTAATGCTGTTTTTGTAAAACAGCATTAAATAACATTTAAAAAACAATTGATTATGGTTTTATTACATTTTTTGCAGCATATCCTCTGTCATTTTCCTCAATTTCAAAAATCACTTTTTCACCTTCAGCAAGAGTTCTGAAGCCGGGCATTTCAATAGAGGTATGGTGTACAAAGATATCTCCGCTTCCGTCTTCTTTTTCAATAAATCCGTAACCTTTTTTGTTACTGAACCATTTTACTTTTCCTTCAAGCTTGTTTTTTTCAGCAGTCAAAGTCATTCCTCCTTCTTTCCTGTAGTCACAACTCAAAAAAGTGTTTTTATAAAACATCATTGTTCACCTTAATTAAACGACTATAAGTCTTTTGAAAAAAGATGAAAAAAACTTTTGGAATTGTGGTTAAAAATTGTTTTATAAAATATCACAACAAAAGTGCAGGGTGCAAGAAAATTTATAAATATTTATTGTTTTCAGGAGGTTCTTTGATAGTGCTTTGCACAAATAAATCTAATTGGGATGCTTTTGTAAAAAGAATGAAAAATAAATTTTCAGATCATAAAGTCTTTTTTAAACAACTCAGGTTTAGATTTTGTTAATTAAAGGCTGAAGTTTTTTCTGATAGATAAATTATATTGATAATAAGTAAAGGTTTGCTCCCGGCTGATTTCCGGGAGTAGGACTATTTGATTTTCTGTGGGTTGTTAGCCTTATATTTGTTATAATTTGAAGTAAGAATAAAAATATTAAATAAGTTTTTCAAGCTGAGCTTCAATTTCACCTTGTATTCTAAAAAGGCCTTCCTTGGTGTAGGATTCAAATCTCAACACTAAAACAGGCTGGGTATTTGAAGATCTGATAAGGCCCCAGCCATCATCATATAAAATTCTTGCTCCGTCTATATCAATAACTTTGTTTGTTTTTTTAAATATTTCTGTCATCTTTGAAACAATTGAAAGTTTTTTATTTTCAGGACATTCTACTCTTATTTCAGGAGTTGAAAAAGTTTTTGGGACATCGCTGATAAGCTCTGATGGAGATTTGTTAGTTCTATCAATTATTTCAAGCATTCTGCATCCTGCATATATCCCATCGTCATGTCCGAAGTATCTGTCAGCAAAGAATATATGTCCGCTCATTTCTCCGGCAAGAAGTGCTTTGGTTTCCTTCATTTTCTTTTTTATTTTTGAATGGCCTGTTTTCCACATAATGGCTTTTCCGCCGTTTTTTTCAATATCCTCATACATGGTTAGAGAGCACTTTACTTCTGAGATAAAAACAGCACCAGGATTTTTTTTAA
The window above is part of the Desulforegulaceae bacterium genome. Proteins encoded here:
- a CDS encoding cold shock domain-containing protein, whose translation is MTAEKNKLEGKVKWFSNKKGYGFIEKEDGSGDIFVHHTSIEMPGFRTLAEGEKVIFEIEENDRGYAAKNVIKP